From the genome of Calliopsis andreniformis isolate RMS-2024a unplaced genomic scaffold, iyCalAndr_principal scaffold0022, whole genome shotgun sequence:
TCGAGGAAAGAAAAAGACATTCCTTTCTCCGTAGTAACAAGTACTTTAAAAAATAGCAGTGTGCAAAACTTGCAGTGCGAATgatataaaattttctaatttttcactTTATGGTTGAACAATTCTTGAACTCTTAACGTATCTTTAGATTAAACGAATGAAGTACTAATTAAACTTCTTACCAATTTCAATTTCAGATGGAGAGCCAATCACGATTTGAGTTGGCAAAAACAGAGATGAACAGCACAGAGGAGACGGAGTTGAGCGAAGTGAATATGTCACCAGCAACGAACAATGTCGCAACTTCGACAGCAGCACAACCCGGAAACATCCCTTGCAAGAACGGCGGGTGCAAGAGCTGGATGAGCAATGGTGAATCGCGACTCGAGAGTCCCTGGCATTTTCTCAAGACTGTTTTCCTCGTTTCTGTGATCGTTGCGCTGGTCGTGTGGGTAATCGTCTACACGCTCCTtacacaataccgaatcttgtGAGAACCGGACATGGATGCATATACAAATAAACAGAGGAAGAGTCGAGCTTTCTTCGCTCGACAGTGAATGGGAGAAATTTACAATTCGACTTTTTATGCGCTGCTTTCTGTGTCAGACATGAACACAGGAGGACATGATTCGATCGAGAAGATAAAGTTCTCTGGCTAGAGCGAAATCGATTGACAAAGAAAAATAATCTGCTAGATTATTGACAAATTGTTTCACGGTAGAATGATCCGTCCTTATGCAATGCaatatcaaatttttaaaagttttaTGATATTATTTCGTAAGTTGCAACGACAACAGTTAAAAATGTTTGCATTGACGAAGAGAAAATGTATTTCTAAACGATAT
Proteins encoded in this window:
- the LOC143187351 gene encoding uncharacterized protein LOC143187351 isoform X3, translated to MRCFKSFFQHTWHPQQMESQSRFELAKTEMNSTEETELSEVNMSPATNNVATSTAAQPGNIPCKNGGCKSWMSNGESRLESPWHFLKTVFLVSVIVALVVWVIVYTLLTQYRIL
- the LOC143187351 gene encoding uncharacterized protein LOC143187351 isoform X1, with protein sequence MNDGTRSSRKYGYAFESTVIIPSPGSIWDYPFLNQMESQSRFELAKTEMNSTEETELSEVNMSPATNNVATSTAAQPGNIPCKNGGCKSWMSNGESRLESPWHFLKTVFLVSVIVALVVWVIVYTLLTQYRIL
- the LOC143187351 gene encoding uncharacterized protein LOC143187351 isoform X2, which produces MNDGTRSSRKYGYAFESMESQSRFELAKTEMNSTEETELSEVNMSPATNNVATSTAAQPGNIPCKNGGCKSWMSNGESRLESPWHFLKTVFLVSVIVALVVWVIVYTLLTQYRIL